Proteins from a genomic interval of Colletotrichum higginsianum IMI 349063 chromosome 6, whole genome shotgun sequence:
- a CDS encoding Pantothenate transporter liz1, translating into MASGKLTEVDHVSLHHEHRAGDVDDHPKPSAEAESRGLRPPPIIAAMTHEYRAALERKLKRKVDLRLLPMIVIMYILNYIDRNNIAAARLAGLERDLKLDPNSSQFQTAVSILFVGYLLMQVPSNLFLNKIGKPALYLPTCMVVWGVISAATAACRNYAGLLAIRFLLGFVEAAYFPGCLYYLSCWYTREELGLRTTVLYTGSLISGAFSGLISAGITGNMDGARGLGAWQWLFLIEGVVTVAVAFGAYFVLPNFPRTTSWLDEEETALAVWRLQQDIGEDDWTSSGEQTFWHGFKTALEDVKTWILVCMSISRSLSSLMYTVPRHPFEARLTTDKLVLVFSIVASGSITNFFPTVVQTLGYSPVVSLLLTCPPYVLCVITTCLNAWHADRTGERYLHIVLPLCVAMAAFILGAATHTTAPRYVSMMLMVPGIYTGYTTALAWISNSLPRPPAKRAAALAFINAVSNCSSIYASYLYPKSDGPQYTAAFVHNCVACFVAVCAATVLRTVLVRLNRRLERGEFVEGAINAAPGEAAAHGFRFKV; encoded by the exons ATGGCGAGCGGAAAGCTGACAGAGGTGGACCACGTCTCGCTGCACCACGAGcaccgcgccggcgacgtcgatgatCACCCCAAGCcctcggccgaggccgagagccGGGGCCTGCGTCCGCCGCCCATCATCGCGGCCATGACGCACGAGTACCGCGCCGCGCTGGAGAGGAAGCTCAAGCGCAAGGTCGACCTGAGACTGCTCCCGATGATTGTCATCATGTACATCCT AAACTACATCGACAGGAACAAcatcgcggcggcgcggctgGCCGGTCTGGAGCGCGACCTCAAGCTTGACCCCAACTCCAGCCAGTTCCAGACGGCGGTGAGCATCTTGTTCGTCGGCTACCTGCTCATGCAGGTGCCCTCGAACCTGTTCCTCAACAAGATCGGGAAGCCCGCGCTGTACCTGCCCACCTGT ATGGTCGTCTGGGGCGTCATATCGGCCGCCACGGCGGCGTGCCGCAACTACGcgggcctcctcgccatccgcttcctcctcggcttcgtcgaggccgcctaCTTCCCCGGGTGCCTGTACTACCTGAGCTGCTGGTACAcgcgcgaggagctcggcctGCGCACGACGGTGCTGTACACGGGGTCCCTCATCTCGGGCGCCTTCTCCGGGCTCATCTCGGCTGGCATTACGGGCAACATGGACGGCGCCCGCGGGCTGGGCGCGTGGCAGTGGCTGTTCCTCATCGAAGGCGTCGTGACGGTCGCCGTGGCGTTCGGGGCGTACTTTGTGCTGCCCAACTTCCcgcggacgacgtcgtggctcgacgaggaggagacggcgcTCGCCGTCTGGCGGCTGCAACAGGACATTGGCGAGGATGACTGGACGAGCAGCGGCGAGCAGACCTTCTGGCACGGCTTCAAGACGGCGCTGGAGGATGTCAAGACATGGATCCTGGTATGTATGAGCATCTCCCGTTCCCTGTCTTCACTCATGTACACCGTCCCCCGCCACCCTTTCGAAGCACGATTAACAACCGACAAGCTCGTCCTTGTCTTCAGCATTGTCGCGTCGGGCTCCATCACCAACTTCTTCCCCACCGTCGTCCAGACGCTGGGGTACAGCCCGGTCGTCTCGCTGCTCCTCACGTGCCCGCCGTACGTCCTCTGCGTGATCACGACGTGCCTCAACGCGTGGCACGCCGACCGCACGGGCGAGCGGTACCTGCACATCGTGCTGCCGCTCTGCGTGGCCATGGCGGCCTTCATCCTCGGGGCGGCGACGCACACCACCGCGCCGCGGTACGTGTCGATGATGCTCATGGTGCCGGGCATCTACACGGGGTACACGACGGCGCTCGCGTGGATCAGCAACTcgctgccgcggccgccggccaagagggcggcggcgctggcgttCATCAACGCGGTCAGCAACTGCAGCAGCATCTACGCGAGCTACCTGTACCCAAAGAGCGACGGGCCGCAGTACACGGCGGCGTTCGTGCACAACTGCGTCGCGTGCTTCGTGGCCGTCtgcgcggcgacggtgctGCGGACCGTTCTGGTCCGGTTGAACCGCAGGCTGGAGAGGGGCGAGTTCGTCGAGGGGGCCATCAACGCGGCGccgggcgaggcggcggcgcatgGGTTCCGGTTCAAGGTGTaa
- a CDS encoding Multicopper oxidase: MHRRSLLGCLALLLPVFVSGVPSPRNPVEKRQDCVFDSALNPSCWDGTHDLSTNWYEEAPKTGVVREYWFEVTNTTMAPDGVERMVLSINGSVPGPTIIADWGDTVVVHVKNSLQNNGTSIHFHGIRQNYTNEADGVASITQCPTAPGDSITYTWHASQYGSSWYHSHFALQAWNGVFGGIIVRGPASAPYDEDLGTIILSDWFHRTTDELYDGAASSGPPTAQTGLINGVGKYGDLGSRFTTAFESGKSYRMRLVNAAIDTHWKFMIDNHTLEVISADFVPINPYNVSDVSVGIGQRYDVVVRANQAVGDYWLRAIPQLACSDNENTLDIKGIVRYDSSSTSDPTGELGTYTDSCADELMSNLVPVVAIEAGQQSYDDTLTVGLQVVASQFKWTLNNNTFLSDWDYPSKWPPSVIRSRRMLTWETAAIEQVIEGNDTYSVQQNIVHLDEANVWVHFIIQNPIGLTHPIHLHGHDFWVLAQGSGTYDSSVALQTVNAPRRDVAMLPASGYLVIGFYTDNPGVWLMHCHIGWHTSLGFALQLIERPSEIAALTNADTVNSTCANWRTYAEAESVHQEDSGV; the protein is encoded by the exons ATGCATCGACGCTCACTTTTGGGATGCCTCGCGCTCCTGTTGCCCGTCTTTGTCTCCGGCGTCCCTTCTCCCAGAAACCCCGTCGAGAAGCGTCAAGACTGTGTCTTTGACTCTGCTCTCAATCCTTCCTGCTGGGATGGCACCCACGATCTCTCGACCAACTGGTACGAGGAGGCTCCCAAGACCGGGGTCGTCCGCGAGTACTGGTTCGAagtcaccaacaccaccatggctcccgacggcgtcgagcgcATGGTTCTGTCCATCAACGGATCCGTTCCTGGCCCGACTATCATTGCTGACTGGGGTGACACTGTTG TGGTTCACGTGAAGAATTCCCTCCAGAACAACGGCACCAGCATCCACTTCCACGGTATCCGCCAGAACTACAccaacgaggccgacggcgttgCCTCCATCACCCAGTGCCCAACTGCCCCGGGCGACTCCATCACTTACACGTGGCACGCGTCCCAATATGGTAGCTCGTGGTACCATAGCCACTTTGCTCTCCAAGCCTG GAACGGCGTCTTCGGAGGAATAATCGTCCGCGGTCCTGCTTCCGCCCCCTACGATGAAGACCTCGGCACCATCATCCTCAGCGACTGGTTCCACCGCACCACGGACGAGCTCTACGATGGtgccgcctcctccggccCTCCCACCGCGCAGACGGGTCTCAtcaacggcgtcggcaagTACGGCGATCTCGGCTCGCGCTTCACGACGGCCTTTGAGAGCGGCAAGTCGTACCGCATGcgcctcgtcaacgccgccatcgacacgCACTGGAAGTTCATGATCGACAACCACACCCTCGAGGTCATCTCGGCCGACTTCGTGCCCATTAACCCTTACAACGTCTCGGACGTTTCCGTCGGCATTGGCCAGCGCTACGACGTCGTCGTGCGCGCGAACCAGGCTGTCGGCGACTACTGGCTCCGCGCCATCCCCCAGCTCGCCTGCAGCGATAACGAGAACACCCTCGACATCAAGGGCATCGTGCGCTAcgactcgtcgtcgacatcggaCCCGACGGGAGAGTTGGGGACGTACACGGACAGCTGCGCCGACGAGCTCATGTCTAACCTGGTCCCCGTCGTGGCGATCGAGGCCGGGCAGCAGAGTTATGACGACACGCTCACTGTCGGTCTACAGGTCGTCGCCAGCCAGTTCAAGTGGACTCTGAATAACAACACCTTCCTGTCCGACTGGGACTACCCGAGTAAGTGGCCGCCATCCGTCATTCGATCGCGCCGCATGCTAACATGGGAAACCGCAGCTATCGAGCAGGTCATCGAAGGCAACGACACATACTCGGTGCAGCAGAACATTGTCCATCTCGATGAAGCCAACGTCTGGGTGCACTTCATCATCCAGAACCCCATTGGTCTT ACCCACCCCATCCACCTCCACGGTCACGACTTCTGGGTCCTCGCCCAGGGCTCCGGCACGTACGACTCTTCCGTCGCGCTGCAGACCGTCAACGCCCCGCGCCGCGACGTCGCCATGCTGCCGGCGTCCGGATACCTCGTCATTGGCTTCTACACCGACAACCCGGGCGTCTGGCTGATGCACTGCCAC ATCGGCTGGCACACTTCCCTTGGCTTCGCGCTCCAGCTCATCGAGCGCCCGTccgagatcgccgccctcaCCAACGCCGACACGGTGAACAGCACCTGCGCCAACTGGAGAACCTACGCCGAGGCGGAGTCGGTCCACCAGGAGGACTCTGGGGTCTAA
- a CDS encoding Snf7 family protein — protein sequence MSGVWGWFGGGGGGAKKKNDAKDAILGLRVQLDMLQKREKHLQTLMDEQDAIARKNVSTNKNAAKAALRRKKGHEHSLEQTISQITTLESQINAIESANINRETLLAMEKAGQAMKGIHGKLTVDKVDQTMEELREQNALSEEIVNAITTGQTDDILDEDLDQELENMQQESLDERMLSTGSVPVSDAVHRMPAAANGEIKGKTPVVEEDEEEAELRKLQAEMAM from the exons ATGTCTGGCGTCTGGGGCtggttcggcggcggcggcggcggcgccaagaagaagaatgaCGCCAAGGACGCGATCCTTGGCCTCCGGGTCCAGCTCGACATGCTCCAGAAGCGAGAGAAGCACCTTCAAACGTTGATGGACGAGCAAGATGCTATCGCGCGGAAGAACGTCAGCACCAACAAGAATG CCGCAAAGGCTGCCTTGCGCCGCAAGAAGGGCCATGAACACAGTCTCGAGCAGACTATCTCGCAAATCACGACACTCGAGTCCCAGATCAACGCAATCGAGTCGGCGAACATCAACCGGGAGACGCTCCTGGCGATGGAGAAGGCCGGACAGGCCATGAAGGGCATCCACGGCAAGCTCACCGTCGACAAGGTGGACCAAACAAT GGAGGAACTTCGCGAACAGAATGCGCTCAGCGAGGAAATCGTCAACGCCATCACGACCGGTCAAACggacgacatcctcgacgaaGACTTGGACCAGGAGCTGGAAAACATGCAACAGGAGAGTTTGGACGAGCGGATGCTCAGCACTGGTTCGGTGCCGGTGTCGGACGCCGTCCATCGGATGCCGGCCGCAGCAAACGGAGAAA TCAAAGGCAAGACACCCGTCgtcgaagaggacgaggaggaggccgagctccGCAAGCTGCAGGCGGAGATGGCAATGTGA
- a CDS encoding transcription factor RfeG: MSSSTEMNRYWIPRLDIHKKIITQELPYYLGPDATVRPYTNEGEDGFLITTPGPCLTDEQIDDICRKSKEIWERQAAIRAQEADKPLKRPLHQPVVISRGSNDSSRRRHEAHRSHERHRRYDDRRRE; the protein is encoded by the exons ATGTCTTCTTCAACAGAGATGAACAGGTACTGGATCCCCCGGTTGGACATCCACAAGAAGATCATCACTCAGGAACTTCCCTACTATCTCGGGCCCGATGCAACCGTCAGGCCGTACACAAACGAG GGAGAAGATGGGTTCCTCATCACTACCCCAGGCCCTTGCCTGACCGAC GAGCAAATCGACGACATTTGCAGAAAGTCCAAGGAGATTTGGGAGCGGCAGGCGGCCATACGAGCGCAAGAAGCGGACAAGCCACTCAAAAGGCCGCTGCACCAGCCGGTGGTGATATCTCGAGGGTCGAATGATTCGTCGCGGAGGAGACACGAAGCTCACCGAAGCCACGAGCGACACCGACGGTACGACGACAGGCGGCGTGAATGA
- a CDS encoding Saccharopine dehydrogenase, which produces MSEKKILVLGSGLVAKPCVEYLLRNEKNKLTIGINPVLTHTHSLSLSLFLSKLLFLAANIPNTACRTLSTAQTLASNHPQATAIALDVASTELDAHVATHDLVISLVPFVHHPTVINAGIRGKTHVVTTSYVSQTIRELESEVEAAGITVLNEDLTYSNSLGVDHLYAIKTIDEVHRKGGKASIHSLLKEIKEFHSYCGGLPAPECADNPLRFKFSWSPRGALLSQVNAASYLQDGEVIKVPNRDLMAQAKPYHVVDGYSFVAYPNRDSVPFRRFYGIPEAKTVVRGSLRYEGNPAFVAALVKLGWLDARPRSWLAEEGGELTLREVFGRAIGAAEMNEESLVSRIDELCGFSDDEERHRIIDGLRWIGLFSDKPAALRGNLLDTLCVELERLMSFQPGERDLVMLQHRFVVEWRGGRRETITSTLELLGDPDGHSAMARSVGVTCGIAAQLLLDGEPALNVRGVLAPYSAEICDPIRKKLEEEGIKLVEKTVE; this is translated from the exons ATGTCAGAAAAGAAGATCCTTGTCCTCGGCAGCGGATTGGTGGCCAAGCCATGTGTCGAATATCTCCTGCGAAACGAGAAGAACAAGTTGACAATCGGTATAAATCCCGtcctcacacacacacactctctctctctctctctctttctctctaaACTATTGTTTCTGGCAGCTAACATCCCGAATACAGCCTGCCGAACTCTTTCCACCGCTCAGACGTTGGCGTCGAACCATCCCCAAGCCACGGCTATTGCCCTTGACGTCGCCTCCACGGAACTCGACGCCCACGTAGCGACCCACGACCTGGTCATATCCCTAGTCCCCTTCGTGCACCACCCGACCGTGATTAATGCCGGAATCAGGGGCAAGACGCACGTCGTGACGACAAGCTATGTGTCTCAGACCATCAGGGAGCTGGAGAGTgaggtcgaggcggcggggaTCACCGTGCTGAACGAA GACTTGACTTACAGTAACTCCTTAGGCGTGGACCACTTGTACGCCATCAAGACCATCGACGAGGTGCACAGGAAAGGCGGAAAGGCAAGTATTCATTCACTACTCAAGGAG ATCAAGGAGTTCCACTCCTACTGCGGCGGCCTCCCGGCCCCGGAGTGTGCGGATAACCCGCTCCGCTTCAAGTTCTCCTGGTCCCCGCGTGGCGCCCTTCTCTCGCAGGTCAACGCCGCCTCATACCTTCAAGATGGCGAAGTGATCAAGGTCCCCAACCGGGACCTCATGGCCCAAGCAAAGCCGTatcacgtcgtcgacggctaCTCGTTTGTGGCGTATCCGAACCGCGATTCGGTGCCGTTTCGACGGTTCTACGGGATCCCCGAGGCGAAGACGGTCGTGCGTGGGTCGCTGCGGTACGAGGGAAACCCGGCGTTTGTGGCAGCGCTGGTGAAGCTGGGGTGGCTGGACgcgcggccgaggtcgtggttggcggaggagggcggtGAGTTGACGCTGAGGGAGGTGTTTGGGCGCGCGATTGGTGCTGCTGAGATGAACGAGGA ATCTCTCGTCTCGCGCATCGATGAGTTATGCGGGTtctccgacgacgaagagagGCATAGAATTATCGACGGCCTTCGATGGATCGGGCTCTTCTCCGACAAGCCGGCGGCCCTCCGCGGGAACCTCCTCGATACCCTCTGTGTCGAACTCGAGCGGCTCATGAGTTTCCAGCCCGGTGAACGGGACTTGGTCATGCTCCAGCACAGGTTTGTCGTCGAGTGGCGTGGCGGGAGGCGA GAGACAATTACCTCGACCCTGGAGCTTCTGGGGGATCCTGATGGGCATTCTGCCATGGCTAGATCGGTGGGCGTTACGTGTGGTATCGCTGcccagctgctgctcgaTGGCGAGCCAGCTCTCAATGTGCGCGGGGTGTTGGCACCTTACTCGGCCGAAATCTGCGACCCCATCCGCAAAAagcttgaggaggagggcatcaAGCTGGTCGAAAAGACTGTCGAGTGA
- a CDS encoding Haloacid dehalogenase, with protein sequence MTSLKDFRVLTFDVYGTLIDWESGMLAALQPLLDENKRTESGFSRKHLLEVYHELEAKQQTQTPDLLYSELLTTIHPQIAEKLGLAVPTPEASKAFGDSVSRWPAFPDSVDALRRLRRYYKLVVLSNVDRESFSGTNSGPLEGVPFDLVITAQDVGSYKPDQRNFGYMLRKVKEAFGVEKEQVLQTAQSQFHDHHPAKEAGIKSSWIVRPGAVMGNRNYEVYDWKFDTLGEMADAYEKLLF encoded by the coding sequence ATGACGAGCCTCAAGGACTTTCGTGTTCTCACCTTCGATGTCTACGGCACATTGATTGACTGGGAGAGCGGTATGCTGGCAGCGTTGCAGCCCCTCCTCGACGAAAACAAGCGTACCGAGTCCGGCTTCTCTCGAAAGCACCTCTTGGAAGTGTACCACGAGCTTGAGGCCAAACAGCAAACCCAAACTCCGGATCTCCTGTACTCTGAGCTCCTCACCACAATCCACCCTCAGATAGCCGAGAAGCTGGGACTGGCCGTGCCGACTCCAGAGGCCTCCAAGGCCTTTGGAGACTCGGTCAGTCGCTGGCCCGCCTTCCCAGACTCGGTTGACGCTCTGCGCCGCCTGAGAAGATACTACAAGCTCGTAGTTCTCTCCAACGTCGACCGCGAGTCCTTCTCCGGCACCAACTCCGGGCCCCTCGAAGGAGTCCCCTTCGATCTGGTCATCACGGCCCAGGACGTCGGTTCCTACAAGCCCGACCAGCGCAACTTTGGCTACATGCTGCGCAAGGTCAAGGAAGccttcggcgtcgagaaggagcagGTGCTGCAGACGGCGCAGAGCCAGTTCCACGACCACCACCCGGCAAAGGAGGCGGGGATCAAATCGTCGTGGATCGTGCGGCCTGGTGCGGTCATGGGGAACAGAAACTACGAGGTTTATGACTGGAAATTTGACACTCTGGGCGAGATGGCGGACGCTTACGAGAAACTGTTGTTTTGA
- a CDS encoding Beta-xylanase — MHPTSVLTIVLVACATVSAQLHQLAVAAGFKYFGTAVDNPGLNNQAYMNIASNKNEFGQVTPANGQKWDSTERAQGQFSYANGDAVTNRARQASQILRCHTLVWHSQLPSWVNNINGRDAMTRVLQTHIQNVAGHYKGQCYAWDVVNEALEDSGTYRNSPMYRALGKDFIPLAFQAAAAADPDAKLYYNDYNIENPGAKYNEALNIVRSIKAAGARVDGVGLQAHFIVGQTPSLTNLKTVLTGFAALVDEVAYTELDIRHPRLPASDADRQQQSRDYQTVAQACLDTPKCIGITVWDFADQVRPLPSRRAGSES, encoded by the exons ATGCACCCAACCAGTGTTCTCACGATCGTTCTGGTTGCATGTGCTACTGTCAGCGCACAACTACATCAGCTCGCTGTTGCAGCAGGGTTCAAGTACTTTGGCACAGCTGTCGATAACCCCGGGCTCAACAATCAGGCGTACATGAACATCGCCTCGAACAAGAATGAGTTCGGTCAAGTTACCCCAGCGAACGGGCAGAAGTGGGATTCCACTGAGCGCGCCCAAGGCCAGTTCAGCTACGCCAACGGCGATGCCGTCACCAACAGGGCGCGAcaggccagccagatccttcgTTGCCATACCCTTGTGTGGCATAGCCAGCTGCCCAGCTGGG tcaacaacatcaacggACGCGACGCCATGACAAGGGTGCTCCAGACCCACATCCAGAATGTCGCCGGCCACTACAAAGGCCAGTGCTATGCCTGGGACGTCGTCAATGAAGCTCTCGAGGATAGCGGCACCTACCGCAACAGCCCTATGTACCGCGCCCTCGGCAAAGATTTCATCCCTCTCGCCTTCcaagccgctgccgccgctgacCCGGACGCGAAGCTGTACTACAATGACTACAACATTGAGAACCCAGGTGCCAAGTATAACGAAGCTCTCAACATCGTGCGCAGcatcaaggccgccggcgcgagGGTCGACGGTGTCGGTCTGCAAGCCCATTTCATCGTGGGCCAAACACCGAGCTTGACGAACCTGAAGACGGTGCTCACCGGGTTCGCGGCCCTGGTGGACGAGGTTGCATACACGGAGCTCGACATCCGACATCCGCGACTCCCTGCATCCGACGCGGACCGGCAACAGCAGAGTCGGGACTACCAGACCGTTGCGCAAGCGTGCCTCGATACGCCCAAGTGCATCGGGATCACGGTGTGGGACTTTGCTGACCAGGTGAGACCTCTTCCTTCGCGACGTGCGGGATCCGAGAGCTGA
- a CDS encoding TatD family hydrolase yields MAPEPDLLAGFPAEAPARPTAKLRFADVAVTATAKDFAGFYRGKQYHQPDFDAVLDRALAAGVEKVMLTGMSLSDAETNLAIARSRPAGTCFVTIGIHPYHAAEPDAEKGGEDEHFRRLAQAVRDALEPTTEGASQSALAAFGELGLDYDRLNHASKEAQVRTFRRQLDLFVEAKFDLPLFLHCRAAFDDFVDIIGPYLPNLPRRGLVHSFVGTAAQMKALVDMGFDVGVNGFSLQDRGGLEMVRDVPLGRLQIETDAPWGEIPAGSGVGKRYLANAPAAAQSKKKDKFEMGLMVKGRNESCAMDRVAYVVAGLKGLSVEEVADAAWRNSINMFGLGER; encoded by the exons ATGGCACCGGAACCGGATCTGCTGGCTGGCTTCCCGGCAGAGGCCCCGGCGAGACCAACCGCCAAACTCCGCTTCGCAGAC GTCGCAGTCACGGCAACGGCCAAGGACTTCGCGGGCTTCTACCGCGGCAAGCAGTACCATCAGCCGGacttcgacgccgtcctcgaccgcgCCCTAGCCGCCGGGGTCGAGAAGGTGATGCTGACGGGCATGTCCCTCAGCGACGCGGAGACCAACCTCGCCATAGCGAGGTCGCGGCCCGCGGGGACCTGTTTCGTCACCATCGGCATCCACCCGTACCACGCAGCCGAGCCggacgccgagaagggcggcgaggacgagcatTTCAGGAGGCTGGCGCAAGCGGTACGGGATGCCCTGGAACCCACGACGGAAGGGGCATCTCAGTCGGCGTTGGCCGCCTTTGGCGAGCTTGGTCTCGATTACGACCGCCTTAACCACGCCTCCAAGGAGGCCCAGGTCCGCACTTTCAGACGCCAGCTCGACCTGTTCGTCGAGGCCAAGTTCGACCTTCCCTTATTCCTCCACTGCCGCGCCGCGTTCGACGACTtcgtcgacatcatcggACCGTATCTCCCGAACCTGCCCCGCCGGGGTCTGGTCCACTCCTTCGTCGGCACCGCGGCCCAGATGAAGGCCCTCGTGGACATGGGAttcgacgtcggcgtcaaCGGCTTCAGCCTGCAGGATAGAGGGGGCCTGGAGATGGTGCGTGACGTGCCGCTGGGCCGGTTGCAGATCGAGACGGACGCGCCCTGGGGCGAGATCCCCGCGGGCTCCGGCGTCGGGAAGCGGTATCTGGCGAacgcgccggccgcggcgcaaagcaagaagaaggacaagtTCGAGATGGGGCTGATGGTGAAGGGGAGAAACGAGAGCTGCGCGATGGACAGGGTGGCTTACGTCGTGGCTGGGTTGAAAGGGTTGAGCGTTGAAGAGGTCGCGGATGCTGCTTGGAGGAATAGTATCAATATGTTTGGGCTCGGCGAGAGATGA